Proteins from a single region of Candidatus Binatia bacterium:
- a CDS encoding DNA translocase FtsK, protein MARKRAKKEPEREIRPSGGEGWLVLEEVGAVLSTALALFLFASFLSYRRGSVGENLGGLFGYKLADVAIQAFGLAAYLLGPFLLLLGWTLIRHGARELSPGRVLGCGWFLLTLAVALGLALPDAELPHAGGFVGGFLAHLLASSLGRVGSMLATGSCLVLSFVVATGTPLRVLGATAAELSSRALESARRALARRGGESRAQSPDAGSRSSPARKAEPARRPRSEPLILVEKAETRRRKSEPPRQQEFPFLPDQTYKPPPLDFLDPPPLTDRKVDEEALRRSSEILEAKLADFGIEGRVVAVRPGPVITTYEIEPAPGVKVSRIVTLSDDLAMALRAPGIRVLAPVPGKAVVGIEVANVRREHVALRELLDSEAFQRSESLLSVALGKDATGNPVIADLARMPHLLVAGATGTGKSVSLNAMIVSILYKASPRDVRFVLIDLKMLELSVFEEIPHLLVPVVTDPKKAVVVLKNLAEQMDERYRRMKEKGVRNIDSYNRALEREKADREGGVVELTEVVEEGGAEPAETGPKETVVHEHMPRIVVIVDELADLMMTVGRQVEEPITRLAQKARAAGIHLILATQRPSVDVITGLIKANFPARISFQVTSRVDSRTILDCIGAERLLGGGDMLYLPPGSARPQRLHGGYVSEREIHKIVDFVKRQGQPQYVLGLLESPEEESDSELAEEEYDDELYDRAVRLVLESRQASISWVQRRLRIGYNRAARLVERMEKEGIVSSAEGGRPREVLARDPDDEES, encoded by the coding sequence GTGGCGCGGAAGCGAGCCAAAAAAGAGCCCGAGCGCGAGATCCGCCCGTCGGGGGGCGAAGGCTGGCTCGTCCTCGAGGAAGTGGGGGCCGTCCTCTCGACCGCGCTCGCCCTTTTTCTCTTCGCGAGCTTCCTTTCCTACCGACGCGGCAGCGTCGGCGAGAACCTGGGGGGACTTTTCGGGTACAAGCTCGCGGACGTGGCCATCCAGGCTTTCGGGCTCGCGGCTTACCTGCTCGGACCTTTCCTTCTCCTCCTGGGCTGGACTCTCATCCGGCACGGCGCGCGAGAGCTGTCCCCGGGCAGGGTGCTCGGTTGCGGGTGGTTTCTTCTCACCCTCGCCGTGGCCCTCGGTCTTGCGCTTCCGGACGCCGAGCTTCCGCACGCAGGAGGGTTCGTCGGTGGATTCCTCGCCCACCTGCTCGCTTCGAGCCTCGGGCGGGTGGGCAGCATGCTCGCCACGGGCTCGTGCCTGGTCCTGAGTTTCGTCGTCGCCACCGGAACTCCGCTCCGGGTGCTCGGAGCCACGGCGGCGGAACTCTCCTCCCGCGCGCTCGAAAGCGCCCGGCGAGCGCTCGCACGCCGGGGCGGCGAATCTCGGGCGCAGTCCCCCGACGCCGGGAGCCGCTCCTCGCCCGCCCGCAAAGCCGAACCCGCGCGGCGGCCGAGAAGCGAGCCGCTGATCCTCGTCGAGAAGGCGGAGACCCGCCGCCGCAAATCCGAGCCGCCTCGGCAGCAGGAGTTCCCGTTTCTCCCCGACCAAACCTACAAGCCTCCCCCCCTCGATTTTCTCGACCCGCCCCCCCTCACCGATCGCAAGGTCGACGAAGAGGCGCTCCGGCGCAGCTCCGAGATCCTCGAGGCGAAGCTCGCGGACTTCGGCATCGAGGGGCGGGTCGTGGCGGTGCGTCCCGGTCCCGTGATCACGACGTACGAGATCGAGCCGGCGCCCGGGGTCAAGGTGAGCCGAATCGTCACGCTCTCGGACGATCTCGCGATGGCACTGCGCGCCCCCGGCATCCGCGTGCTGGCACCCGTGCCCGGCAAGGCCGTGGTGGGCATCGAGGTCGCCAACGTCCGCCGGGAACACGTCGCCCTCAGGGAACTGCTCGACAGCGAAGCTTTCCAGCGCAGCGAATCCTTGCTTTCCGTGGCGCTCGGGAAGGACGCCACGGGAAACCCGGTCATCGCCGACCTCGCCCGCATGCCGCACCTCCTGGTCGCGGGTGCCACCGGGACCGGAAAGTCGGTCTCGCTCAACGCCATGATCGTGAGCATCCTCTACAAGGCGTCGCCCCGGGACGTCCGCTTCGTCCTGATCGATCTCAAGATGCTCGAGCTTTCCGTCTTCGAGGAAATCCCGCACCTGCTGGTCCCGGTCGTGACCGACCCGAAGAAGGCCGTCGTCGTGCTGAAAAACCTCGCCGAACAAATGGACGAGCGCTACCGGAGGATGAAAGAGAAGGGGGTCCGCAACATCGACAGCTACAACCGGGCCCTCGAACGGGAGAAGGCGGATCGAGAGGGCGGCGTCGTGGAGCTCACCGAGGTCGTCGAGGAAGGAGGGGCGGAACCCGCGGAAACCGGCCCGAAGGAAACGGTCGTTCACGAGCACATGCCGAGGATCGTCGTCATCGTCGACGAGCTCGCCGACCTCATGATGACCGTCGGAAGGCAGGTGGAAGAACCGATCACGCGGCTCGCCCAGAAGGCGCGGGCGGCCGGGATCCACCTGATCCTCGCCACCCAACGGCCCTCCGTCGACGTGATCACGGGCCTCATCAAGGCCAACTTCCCGGCACGGATCTCGTTCCAGGTCACCTCGCGGGTCGACTCGCGAACGATCCTCGACTGCATCGGTGCCGAACGCCTTCTCGGGGGAGGTGACATGCTCTACCTGCCGCCGGGCTCGGCACGACCGCAGAGGCTCCACGGCGGCTACGTCTCGGAGCGGGAAATCCACAAGATCGTCGACTTCGTCAAACGGCAGGGACAACCGCAGTACGTCCTGGGTCTTCTGGAGAGTCCCGAGGAGGAAAGCGACTCGGAGCTCGCCGAAGAGGAGTACGACGACGAGCTCTACGACCGCGCGGTCCGACTCGTCCTGGAAAGCCGCCAGGCGTCCATTTCGTGGGTGCAAAGAAGGCTCCGGATCGGCTACAACCGGGCGGCCCGCCTGGTCGAACGCATGGAGAAAGAAGGGATCGTGAGCTCGGCCGAAGGCGGACGGCCCCGGGAGGTTCTCGCGCGCGATCCGGACGACGAGGAGTCGTGA
- a CDS encoding UPF0234 protein — MPSFDVVSEVDLQEVQNALQQARKEIEQRYDFKNTNTTLELEDDTITITSSDEYKVRAAYDVLQSKLVRRKVPLRAILPGKVEPAAGGRTRQSFTIQRGIDAEKARSVTKAVKETKLKVQVQIQGDQLRISGKKKDDLQAVIRLLREKDFGIPLQFTNFRD; from the coding sequence ATGCCGTCGTTCGACGTGGTCTCCGAAGTGGACCTCCAGGAAGTGCAGAACGCGCTGCAGCAGGCACGCAAGGAGATCGAGCAGCGCTACGACTTCAAGAACACGAACACGACGCTCGAGCTCGAGGACGACACGATCACCATCACCTCCTCCGACGAATACAAGGTCCGGGCGGCTTACGACGTGCTGCAGTCCAAGCTCGTGCGGCGCAAGGTGCCGCTCCGCGCGATTCTTCCGGGAAAAGTCGAGCCCGCGGCCGGCGGCCGGACGCGGCAAAGCTTCACGATCCAACGCGGGATCGACGCGGAGAAGGCCCGCAGCGTGACGAAAGCCGTGAAGGAAACGAAGCTCAAGGTGCAGGTCCAGATCCAGGGAGACCAGCTTCGCATCTCGGGCAAAAAAAAGGACGACCTCCAGGCCGTGATCCGGCTCCTGCGGGAAAAGGACTTCGGCATCCCGCTCCAGTTCACGAACTTTCGCGACTAG